The Mycolicibacterium aurum genome segment CAGGTCCCGTCGTGGTGGCAGACGAGCGGCCCTGATGCGAGCGCGCTGCCGTCGGTGTTCAGGACGAGGCCGCCGTCACGGCAGCGCGGGCACTGGTATCCAGGCACTGGCAACGGACTCGACGGCGTGATGCGACCGGGTGCCGCTACGCCGTCGGGGTGGTCGCGCTCCCAGGCTTTTCGTCGCATCTTGCACGCGTGGCACGGCCGGTCGACGTCGTCCGGGTGCCGACCGCAGTACCAGGGCGGCGTGGGGTCGGGTTCGACATCGACCGCCCCGCCGTCGATGCCCGGCGTGGTTGTCTCGGTGGCGTCGTCGGCAAGTGCGCCGTCTGGGTCGGGTGTCGGCGGCGCGGCGGTAGCCGCTGCCGTCGCTTCGGGTTTCGCTATTCGCTGGGATGTGGGTGGGGGGTCGTCGCTCGACGGTTCTAGTTCGGGGGTCGGCGATGCCTCGCGCGCCCGCGCCCCCCCGTCCTTAGAACCGTCTCTAGAACCGTTTAGGTTGCCACCCAGGGATGGCGCAACCACGTTCGAATCTGGCGCAAGCACGTCGGGATCTGGCGCAAGCACATCGTCTGCGCTCGCGCCATCCTGGCTGGCACAACCACCGTCGTTCGCTTGCGCCGTCCTGGGTGGCGCAAGCACCAACAGTTCGAAGATGTTCGGCCGAATCACACCGTGCGACTTGTAACCACGCTTCACGACCCGGATCAGTCCGCGGTCCTTCAACTGCTCAAGCGTCCGCACCGCCGTCCGCTTTGATTTGCCGATCGCGGCCTCGACGTGTGCCAGCCAAACGGCACCCTGCCGACTATCCGCATGACACTTCTCGGCGATCGCCACTAGCGCGAGGGTCTGCGCCTGCGTTAGGTCAGCCAGCTGGCCGGAACGGGCGTCGAGGACTTCGCCCACCAACTGCCCGCTCACAACGTACCCGCCCCGCTCTCGACGTCGCGCCGGTGTTGGGCGTGGCCGTGCGTGGTCACGATGCCGTGGCGGCCGCGGTGAGTCGCTCGACGTACGCGGCAATGCTCTTGGCGGTGATGAACCCGCGGCGACCAATGTTGACCTTGACCAGCTCGCCGCGGTCGATGAGCTCGTACATCATCGTGCGGCTGATTCCCCCAAGGCGGCCGCATGTTTCGGGGATCGGCACCAGGAGCCGGTCGTCGGGTGTGTTGTCCATGTTGGCTTCTCCGTAAGGTCGTGGTTTCCCCGATGTCCGCGGGTGCCCGAGCGGGTAATTGCCATCATGTGCCAGAGATGGCATTGTTGTCGTTGCCATTAGCGACCCAATTGTTGGCAATGATGGAAGCGAGGCCCGATCATGGCTGGCGGCGCACCGTTACAAGAGACCTACGATCTGCGCGCTGGCGATGAAACCGGCGTCAAGGTCGGCGAGATCAGTTGGGCCTTCGGAACACCACTCGTCGCCGTGCGTGACGTGTTCGTGCCGGAACGGATCGACGCCTGGGGGTACTTCCCCGGCAAGGCGCGGGAGCAACCCGTACTGCGAATGACCATCGAAGTGCGGCAGGGCATTCCGTCGTTCACCCGGTTCGAGGTGACGGCGGCCTCGGATGGTGTCGAGATCACCGGTGCGCACCTAGGACTCGTCCGCGACAACCTCGAATGGTGGCGCGACATGATCGTGCGAAACGCGGCCCAAAGGTCCGCTTCGCGTGTGCAACCCGGCACCGACGTGTGGGACACCTTGACCGCGCCGGATTGGGCCGACGGAGGGGCGGCAAGTGAGGCGGTCCGGGAGGTGCGGCGCGGTCGACCGCGAAAGGCGACCGACGCACGGCACGAACGGGTCGCCATGATCTACAAAGCGCACCTATCGGGCAAACCGCTAGAAGCGATCCGCGACGCGTTCCGCGATTCGGACGGCAACAACATCAGTCGGCGCACCGCGGCGCGGTACGTCTCCGACGCAAGGAAGGCCGGACACCTACCGGCCACGTCGCAGGGCATGAGAAAGGCGTAACGGCATGGGCAAGCGGTCCAACGGCGAGGGCAACGTCTACCAACGTGCGAACGGCACCTGGGAGGCCCGCATGACCTACCCCGACCCCGACACGGGTCGGCAGCGGCGGGCGTCGTTCTACGCCCCGACCAAGCGGGCGGTGATGGCGAAGATGAAGGCGGCGCGGGAACGGGTCGACGCCGGTGCGCCGGTCAAGGATGCGAGCACCACGGTCGCCGACTGGCTCGCGCATTGGCGCGCAACGACACTCGCCGCATCCGATCGCAAAGAAACGACCCGTTCGCTCTACACCACTTTGTCGAAGGTGCATCTGGAGCCCGCGCCGTTCGGCGCGACACCGCTCGACAAGTTGCGGCCGTCCGACGTCGAGGCACTCGTCCTGCGGTTGCGCGCCAAAACCAAGCCTGGCCGCCCCGACCCGGATAGCGACGCCGAACCCGCACCGGTTCGCGCGCTCTCCGATTCGACGATCCGCAGCACCTACACGGTCCTCCGCGCGGCGCTAGACGGCGCGGTGCGCGACGGCCTTCTGGCGCGTAATCCGGCGGCCCAGGTTCGACGCCCGGGCGTCGAACGCACTGAGGCTAGGCACTTGGACGCCGAGGACGTGACCGCGGTCCTACGCGCCGCAGAATCGTCGCGCTATCACCCGGCGCTGGTGTTGATCGCCTCGACCGGGATGCGTAAGGGCGAGGCGTTGGCGTTGGCGTGGGATGCGTTGGACCTCGACGCCGGGATGCTGCGGGTGGCGGCAACGATCAGCCGGGTCGGAGGGCGGTTGGTTATCACCGAACCGAAAACGGTGCGATCACGGCGCACGGTGCCGCTCAATCCGGCGGTGGTGTCGATGCTGCGAAAGCACAAGGCACGGCAGGCAGCCGAACGACTACGGGCGGCGAACCAATGGCAGAACTCCGGCCTGGTGTTCACCACCGAACTCGGCGGGCCGGTAGATCCACGGAATCTCTTACGTGTGGTCGAGGTCGCATCGCGCTCGGCCAACATCGAAAAGGTGGGCGCACACACGTTCCGGCATTCCGCCGCGGTTGCTTGGTTGGAGTCGGGCGTCCACATCAAGGCGGTAGCGGATCTGCTCGGGCATTCGTCCATCGCCATCACCGGCGACGTTTACGGCCACACTAGCGACGACACCGCACGCGCTGCGATCGACGGATTGGCCGGACGGTTGGGGCTACTGGACGTCGGCGGGCACCCGTGAACACCTGCGGGTTGGCGTACGGGTTGGCGTATGGGACGGAAAAAGGCACCTCCCGAAACCTCGGAAAGTGCCTCTGACCTGTGTCGGGCTGACAGGATTTGAACCTGCGACCACTTGACCCCCAGTCAAGTGCGCTACCAAGCTGCGCCACAGCCCGCGGTGCCTCCGGGATCGCCGGTAGGCGGTCGAAACTCTACCTCAGGCCCAGGGTCAGATCCCAACCGCCTTGATTCGTGTCGGCAAGGCGGTAGGCAACGTCGGCAGCGGCTGCTGATGGCAAAGCGCCATACGCTCCGGCACTGACACTTTCGGCATTCACGACCCAGTTGTCCACAGGGTCGACTTCATCCACAGCTGGGATGAACACCGTGGTCGGCGGCGCAGGCGCCGATTAGATTCGAAACTGTGTTCGATGACATCCTGACCGGCGTCGCAGCGGCCCGCACACCGGGCCAGGGCGTCCGCGCCTGTGCACGTCTGGAGAACGCCGCCTGCGCTGCCCGGCTCGGATTCATGGCCGACATGCTGGAAAAAGCGTATGCGGAGTCGGGATCGGCGGAACGCGAGCAGTGGCGTTTCGACAATTGGTCTGCGGTGTGCGCGCGCATCGGCGCCGCACAGGAGGTGACCAGTGGAGCCGCCAGCGCGCTGCTCTCGGACGCGCTGGTGTTACGGGAACGACTGCCGCGAGTGGGGACGGTATTTGCCGAGGGGCTGATCTCGTATCGGTTGGTGCGGATGATCTGCTCACGCACCATGCTTGTCACCCACGCCGAGGCGCTGCGGGGACTGGATGCGGAGTTGGCCGAAGCACTGCGGGACTGGGGCGCCAAGTCTGTAGACAGGGCCCAGCACGATGTCGACGCCGTGGTCCTCAAACACGACCGGTATGCGGTGCGGCGCATTGAATCGTCCTGCCGCAGTGCATATGTCGATGTGAAGACTAATTCGGCCAACGGTGTTGCGTATATGACGGCGACGATATCGGCCCCGGACGGCGAGGCCGTCGACAAGCGGGCCGACGCGCTCGCGCGCACCGTGTGTGAGCGCGATCCGCGGACAATGGACCAGCGTCGTGGCGCGGCAATGGGGGCGATGGCCTTCGGATGGGACCGCTTGCCGTGCCTGTGCGAATCCGAAGCCTGCAGCGCCGCGACCAAGCCTGCCGGCGGCGGGGTCGTCATCCACGTGATCGCTCATCAGGACACCGTCGCCTCGGCTTCCGCGAACGACGCCCACCCCGCAGACCGCGGCGTCGGCGTCGATGGTGTCACCCACACTGAATGCGACCGCGCGACAACCACCCCTGGAGCGAGCAGTCCAGCCGATACCGACTGTGCGGCAACGCAACCGCCGAACCGTGATGTGGCCACGCAGCGGCGTGCGCTCGCCGGACAGAATCCCCCGCTGCTGCCCAAGCCGTGGCATTCCTACAGCCTCGCGGGTCTGCTGGCCGCCTTGGCGCCGGATCAGGGGGAATTCTGCGCGGCACGCCCGGCTCTGATACTCGGCGGCGTGGTTCTACCGGCAGCGGTGGCCGCCCAGGTGGCTCAACACGCCACGATTCGGACGTTGGTTCATCCTGGCAAGGCACCATCGGAACGGCGGTACCGTCCGTCGAAGAGACTCGCCGATTTCGTGAGGTGCCGGGATCAGACGTGCCGATTCCCCGGCTGCCACCGCCCGGCAACCAACGCCGACATCGATCACACGATTCCGTATCCCTACGGCCCCACGGCCGCCGCGAATCTGGCTTGTCTGTGTCGCGAACATCATCTGCTCAAGACATTCTGGGCAGGCTGGTCGAACGTCCAGTACCCCGATGGAACCATCGTGTGGACTGACCCCGACGGACACGCCACGACGACGTACCCGGGATGCCGAACAGTCTTTCCCGAGCTGTGTGCACCCACGCTTGAGGTTCCTGCCGCCGCGGCGGTGCCGCAGAAGCACATCGCAGGCCTGACGATGCCCAGGCGGACCGTCACTCGCGTACGGGCCCGACAACAACGCATCGACGACGAGCGCCGACGCAATGCGGAAGGTCCCGAAGTTCCGAGATGGAAGAACACCGATCGGAAGTGGCGAAGCGCCTGTGCGCACGAGCGACCACAGCACACAGCCACCGAAGTCCGACGTTCTGAAAGCAGCGCGGGCGCCGACGAACCACCGCCTTTCTGAAACGCTGACATGGTGGTGACAGGTGCATCGAAGTCTCCGCGGGCGGGTACCTCCGAGGGGGTGACGACGACGCGTGACGACACTCCCCTGTGGCTGTTCGCCGATCAGCTCGGCCCGGCGGTCTACGGAGGCGAGCATTCCCACCGCGAGGTCCTGCTGATCGAGGCCACCTCCGCGTTGGCCAAGCGTCGCTACCACCGGCAGAAGCTGCATCTGGTGATGTCGGGTCTGCGTCACGCCGACCGCGACCTCGGCGACCGCGCCACCTTGATGAAGGCCGACACGTACACCGACGCCCTGAGGCGGTTCAACCGGCCGGTGCTCGTCCACGAACCCACCTCGCACGCCGCCGAGAAGTTCGTCCACCGGCTCCGCGAGGACGGCCTGGTCGCCGATGTCCTGCCCACGCCGACGTTCGCGCTGCCCCGCAAGGACTTCGCGGAGTGGGCGGGCGAGCGCACCCGGTTCCGGATGGAGGACTTCTACCGCGACCAGCGACGTCGGTTCGGTGTGCTGATGGACGGCTCCGACCCCGTCGGCAATCGGTGGAACTACGACGAGGACAACCGCGAACCGCCGCCGAAGAAGCAGTCCACGCTCGAGGTGCCTGCTCCGTACAAGCCCCGCGAAGACGACATCGACGAGCAGGTACGTCGTGACCTCGACCAGATGAACCTCGACACCGTCGGCCAGGACGGTCCCCGCCTGTTCGCCGTCACCCCGGTCGAGGCCAAGCGCGCGCTCGCCCGCTTCATCGACCACCGGCTGCCCCTCTTCGGCCGATACGAGGACGCCATCATGGGCGACGACTGGGCGATGTCGCACTCCTTGCTGTCGGTCCCGCTCAACCTCGGCGTGCTGCATCCGCTCGACGCCGTCGAGGCCGCCGAGCAGGCCTACCGCGACAAGAAGGCGCCGCTGGCCGCCGTCGAGGGCTTCATCCGGCAGATCCTCGGCTGGCGCGAGTACATGTGGCATCTCTACTGGCATTTCGGCCCCGACTACACCGAGAAGAACGAACTGAAGGCCCGCACGCACCTTCCGGACTGGTGGGCCGACCTCGACGCCGACGCCGTCACCGCGCAATGCCTGCACCACGCACTGGCGGGCGTCCGCGACCGCGGCTGGACACACCACATTCAGCGGTTGATGGTCCTCGGAAGCCATGCGCTGCAACGCGGTTACCGTCCCGACGAACTGACCGACTGGTTCGCCACCGCCTTCGTCGACGGCTTCCGCTGGGTCATGCCCACCAACGTCGTCGGCATGAGCCAGCACGCCGACGGTGGCCTGCTCGCCACCAAGCCCTACACCTCCGGCGGCGCATACATCAACAAGATGAGCGACCACTGCGGTGACTGCGCATTCGACCCCAAGAAGCGCGTCGGCGACGACGCGTGCCCCTTCACCGCCGGCTACTGGGCGTTCACCCACCGCCATCGCGACCTGCTGGCCAAGAACATGCGCACCCGCCGCGCCGTGTCGTCGATGGACCGGCTCAACGACCTCGGGGCCGTGCTGGAGCAGGAATCAGCGCGTGATCGCTTCTGAGCCGGGAACGTCGACCGGCGACGGCTCGGCAGTGTCCGGCGCGAAGCGCGGCGCCCGCGACACCCGCCAGGCGTAGATCACCAGGGACACCCAGACCACGACGATCAACGAGTAGATCGCGGTCGACCACGGCCAGTTGATGTCGAAGAAGTGCACCAGCTTCTGGCTGTTGGTGAGCACGATGACACCGCCCACCGCCGTACCCAGCAGCGCCGGGCTGATCCTGCTGACCAGCCACGCGGCGAACGGGGCCGCGATCACCCCACCGACCATCAGGCCCACCACCACC includes the following:
- a CDS encoding cryptochrome/photolyase family protein, with product MVVTGASKSPRAGTSEGVTTTRDDTPLWLFADQLGPAVYGGEHSHREVLLIEATSALAKRRYHRQKLHLVMSGLRHADRDLGDRATLMKADTYTDALRRFNRPVLVHEPTSHAAEKFVHRLREDGLVADVLPTPTFALPRKDFAEWAGERTRFRMEDFYRDQRRRFGVLMDGSDPVGNRWNYDEDNREPPPKKQSTLEVPAPYKPREDDIDEQVRRDLDQMNLDTVGQDGPRLFAVTPVEAKRALARFIDHRLPLFGRYEDAIMGDDWAMSHSLLSVPLNLGVLHPLDAVEAAEQAYRDKKAPLAAVEGFIRQILGWREYMWHLYWHFGPDYTEKNELKARTHLPDWWADLDADAVTAQCLHHALAGVRDRGWTHHIQRLMVLGSHALQRGYRPDELTDWFATAFVDGFRWVMPTNVVGMSQHADGGLLATKPYTSGGAYINKMSDHCGDCAFDPKKRVGDDACPFTAGYWAFTHRHRDLLAKNMRTRRAVSSMDRLNDLGAVLEQESARDRF
- a CDS encoding DUF222 domain-containing protein, which translates into the protein MFDDILTGVAAARTPGQGVRACARLENAACAARLGFMADMLEKAYAESGSAEREQWRFDNWSAVCARIGAAQEVTSGAASALLSDALVLRERLPRVGTVFAEGLISYRLVRMICSRTMLVTHAEALRGLDAELAEALRDWGAKSVDRAQHDVDAVVLKHDRYAVRRIESSCRSAYVDVKTNSANGVAYMTATISAPDGEAVDKRADALARTVCERDPRTMDQRRGAAMGAMAFGWDRLPCLCESEACSAATKPAGGGVVIHVIAHQDTVASASANDAHPADRGVGVDGVTHTECDRATTTPGASSPADTDCAATQPPNRDVATQRRALAGQNPPLLPKPWHSYSLAGLLAALAPDQGEFCAARPALILGGVVLPAAVAAQVAQHATIRTLVHPGKAPSERRYRPSKRLADFVRCRDQTCRFPGCHRPATNADIDHTIPYPYGPTAAANLACLCREHHLLKTFWAGWSNVQYPDGTIVWTDPDGHATTTYPGCRTVFPELCAPTLEVPAAAAVPQKHIAGLTMPRRTVTRVRARQQRIDDERRRNAEGPEVPRWKNTDRKWRSACAHERPQHTATEVRRSESSAGADEPPPF
- a CDS encoding helix-turn-helix domain-containing protein, yielding MDNTPDDRLLVPIPETCGRLGGISRTMMYELIDRGELVKVNIGRRGFITAKSIAAYVERLTAAATAS
- a CDS encoding tyrosine-type recombinase/integrase, which gives rise to MGKRSNGEGNVYQRANGTWEARMTYPDPDTGRQRRASFYAPTKRAVMAKMKAARERVDAGAPVKDASTTVADWLAHWRATTLAASDRKETTRSLYTTLSKVHLEPAPFGATPLDKLRPSDVEALVLRLRAKTKPGRPDPDSDAEPAPVRALSDSTIRSTYTVLRAALDGAVRDGLLARNPAAQVRRPGVERTEARHLDAEDVTAVLRAAESSRYHPALVLIASTGMRKGEALALAWDALDLDAGMLRVAATISRVGGRLVITEPKTVRSRRTVPLNPAVVSMLRKHKARQAAERLRAANQWQNSGLVFTTELGGPVDPRNLLRVVEVASRSANIEKVGAHTFRHSAAVAWLESGVHIKAVADLLGHSSIAITGDVYGHTSDDTARAAIDGLAGRLGLLDVGGHP